From Alloacidobacterium dinghuense:
GGTACCGAACGCAAGCGGCACACCCGCATCCAGAAATGACTTCCAGGCATACGCATACTTGGCGCGATCCGGCCCCAAACGCTGCTCGGCCCAGTTCATATCGGTGAGCAGATGGTTCGGCTGCATCGAAGCAATCACGCCCAGCTGTTTGTAGCGCGCAAAATCCGCCGGGTCGACCACCTGCGAATGCTCAATGCGATTGCGCGAACCCGTCAGGGTCGCGTGGATGATCTTGCGCCCGTTAGGAGCGCGCATTGTCTGCATATCAGCCTTCAGCGGCCCAGAACCCTGTGCCGCCGCAAACGCATCCAGAGCCATACTCACCGCGCGATCGCCAATCGCGTGAAAGCCCATCTGAAAACCAGCCTGCGCGCGCTCAATCGCCATCTGGTTCAGTTGCGCCTGCTGATAGCGCGGAATCCCCGAGTTGCCCGGATCGTCGCCATATGGAGCCTTCAGAGCCGCCGTCCGCGACCCTAGAGACCCGTCCATAAAACCCTTCAGCATCGTGGTATGCAACATCGCATCATCTGCCGGATGATACGCGCGATGCTGCTTCAGCAGATCCACAGAAGCATTGAACGGCAGCCATTCGCTGATGCGAGCCGGAAGCTTGCCTTCCTTTTCCAGTTGCTCGTAGACCAAAAAATCTTCCCAGTCAGAATTGTCCTGAACCGAAGTGACGCCATGCTCGACCGCATCCGCCAGCGCCAGTTCAATCCCACGCCGCCGCAGCTCCGGAGTAGGCGGCGGAATTACCTTGTCGATCAGCGCCTGTGCCGTCTCACGAATAATGCCCGTAGCCACGCCATTCGCGTCGCGATCGATCTTGCCGCCCTGCGGATCAGGCGTCGTCTTCGTGATCCCGGCCGCATTCAACGCTGCTGTGTTGGCAATCGCAATATGCCCGTCTACGCGAACCAGAAACGCCGGATGCCCGCCTGCAGCAGCATCGAGATCCGCCTTCGTCGGCAGCGTCTTCGAAGCCCAGAGCGTGTGATCCCATCCCCCTCCCGTAAGCCAGGCACCCGGAGCAGCCGCCTGAGCCGCAGCCTTCACTCGCTCCTGCATCTCCGCAAGCGACTTCGTCCCCGTTACATCCACCGAAAGCTTGATCCGCCCCGCATCTCCCAGATGCGCGTGCGCATCATTGAACCCCGGCATCACAAACGCCCCGCCAAGATCCACCATCTTGGTCGAAGCACCCTGCAGCTTCTTCACATCGGCATCCGTTCCGGAAGCCACAACCACCCCACCGCGAACAGCAATCGCCGAAACCCGCTGCGGCTGCGCCGCCTCAAGATCGACGCCGGTAAGAATATTGCCGTGAAAATAAATTGTGTCGGCAGGAGTAGCCGTCTGCGCTGAAACACAAGCAGAAATCAAAAGAGAAGGGAAGAGAAGAAGGATTGCTTTCACGAATCGGAGTCTAACATCTCGATAAATTGATGGCTGTCATCCTGACACTGAACGAAGTGAAGGGGAAGGACCTGCTTTTTTCGCTTGTGAATCACAGGAGAAGTTCACGAGCAGCAAGCTAGCAGCAGTAATAAAATTCGCCGCAGTCCAAGCTCGCGCCCGCGCGCGTCATACCACTCGTTGCGCGTATGAATCCCGCCGCCATCGCCGCCCGCTCCGAGAGAAAGCGCGGGCACTCCCAATGACAGCGGAATATTCGCATCCGTGGAAGCAATCCGCGTCTCGGAGCGAATCCCGAGATGACGATCCACCGCCCGCAAATTCTCAAAGATGATCGAGTGCTCCGCCAGAGCCCCGGCAGGCCGGTCGCCAATCATTTCAATCGAAAATCGCAGCGCATGCTCCCGCTTCACACCCTCGTTGGCTTCGATCACCGCGTCTTCCACCGCGCGATGAATCTCCACCTCCAGTCGGATCAACTGCTCAGCATCCGTCGACCGAGCATCAAAGCGCGCCGTCACCTGTTCTGGAATCGCGTTCACCGAAGTACCACCCTCAATTGTGCCGACATTGAGCGTAGTTCTGGGCTTCGTAGACAAATTCAGATCGCCAAGCCCCGCAATTGCCCGGCTCAGCACTACCACTGGATTCGCGCGTCCCGCATCCGTCCAAGAATGCCCACCCGGTCCCGCAATGGTCACAAGATACCGCCGGCTTCCCAGCGCATGCGTCACAGCCACTTCGTGTCCCGCTCCATCCAACACAACGTGTGCCGCCACGCGATCGCGCAGCGGAGCATGCTGATAAAAATGCCGCATGCCGCGCAGATTGCCCTCACCCTCTTCGCCCACATTGCCAACAAAAACAAGATCGCAAGCCGGACGAATCCCCGCATGGCCCAGTGCCGCCGCGACCGCGAGCAGCGCCGCCACGCCTGCGCCGTTGTCGCATGCTCCCGGAGCAGTCAGCCGCGTCCCATTAAGCTGTGGCTCAATCGGAGTATCAGCAGGGAAGACCGTATCAATATGCGCCGAAAGCAGCACACACGCGCCGCCGCTCTCCTCGCCGCGATAGACGCCGACCGCATTCCCAATCCCGTCCAGCCCAACATCATCCAGCTCCAGCTCGCGAAATTTCCCGCACAGCCACTCCGCGCGCGGCCCCTCGCCAAACGGAGGCGCAGCCACCATCACCAGTTCCTGCTGCCACGCCATAATCTGCTGTTCATGCAGATGCAGCCAGCCAAACGCCTCATGCACGGGCCGGAGCGAGGCGAGTTGGCCGATGCGCGCAAACGCAGTAGCCAAACCCGCCGCTGGACCCGTAACCGCCATAACTTTGAGCGTAGCACCAGCCGTCAATACTCCACTGAAATCAGCCACAAACCCCGAGCCGGAGCCGTTGCTCCGGCAGCCGTCCGCGACCGCGCCTCCAGAATCCGCTTCATTTCCGTAGCCGCAATATGGCCGCGCCCCACATCCAGAAAAGTACCGACCAGATTTCGCACCATGTGATGCAGAAACGCTGACCCATGCACCCGATACACCAGCAAATCCGAATCAACGCAATCCCAGCGCGAAGAGAAGATCGTCCTCACCGTAGAAGCACCTTCACCCTGATCTGAGATCGAATCAGAGATCGTATTCGGGGCCGATCGCCTCGCCAGATCCGGATCGCTGGCCGCAAACGAAGCAAAGTCATGCTCGCCAACCACCACGGCAGCCGCCTCCCGCATCGCATCCAGATCCAGCGGCCAGTTCAACGCATAGACATACCGCGAAATCCACGGCGGGCAGATCTCCCCACGAAAAATCCGGTACTCATATCGCTTTCCAACGGCGCTATGCCGCGCATGAAAGTCAGGTGCAACACTCGCCGCCTCCAGCACCCGAATTGAAGCCGGTAGGGCGCGGTTCAACGCTCGATGAAAATTCGCCGCCGGAATCGCCGCCGCCATGGCAAAACTAGCCACCTGTCCCAGCGCATGAACCCCAGCATCCGTTCGCCCGCTGCCCTGCGGCAGAACCCGCTCGCCGGTGATGCGCTCAATCGCATCCGCCAGCGTGCCTTGAATCGTCACCTGATCCGGTTGCACCTGCCAGCCATGGAAGTCCGTGCCGTCATACGCCAGCACCAGCTTCCACCCCGATACCCCCGGCTCGCCGCGTTCGCGAATTTTCTCAACCATTTAGAGCGTCCAAACGCGAGCATAGAACATCTAGAGTCTGAAGATTCGTACTTTTAGGAAGGACAGAGACGGGGCACTTGAGAACCAGGTCTCAACAGGCCTGCGATATACTCAGCTTTTCCTGTCACGGTGGTGATTTTGCGTCTGTTTTCTACGACATGTCTGTCGAATCCACGGAACGAAGCCGGGATGAATCGCGTATAGACGAGGAGTAACGCCCAAGTTACGCAACCATAAACCAGTGTGCTCTTGAGCAGCGCGAGGGCGCACACGAGGAAGCCAGCCGCGTCTGAAAATGCCGTATCTGCGTCTGGAACGTGACCGCTGTAATTAGATGGAGAGGCGAATGGAATTTTTGAGTGAACGCCGCGAAGTATCGAAGTTGAAATCGGTTGGGAAAGGCGCGTTCTTTTTGAAATTGCGGGCCACAGCTGCCATTACCATGCTGCTTGCCAGCACCGCCCCGACATGGGCGCTCGGCCAGCAGACACAGCAGCCCCCGACGACTGCCCAGGCTACGACCCCGGCCGCCGCGCCGGCCAATGCGCAACAGACATTTCCAACGGAGCCGGCCCCGAACTTTACCCAGCCGCTCTATATGCGCGACACGCCGTATGACTTTTCGAAGCCGCGCGGGTACTGGCCAAACCCCATTGCTCCTTACAAACCGCTCAACCCGGCGTCGCCCCGCTTCAGCAATTCGGTCCGGCTCGACGATCTGGTCAAGAACGGCAAAATTTATCTCAGCATGAGCGACGCAGTTTTACTCGCGCTTGAAAATAACTACGACATCGCCATCCAGCGCCTCACGCTCGATATCGCTGATACCGACATCATGCGCGCGAAATCCGGCTCCAACCTGCTGCTCGGCGTCAGCAGCGGTCTTGTCACCAACACCCTCGGCGGCGCAGGCACCACCGTCACCGGAGGCGGCGGTCCCGGTGGAACAAGCGCAGCCGTGGGCGGCGCGGGTACCGGTACCGGCGGTCAGGCGCTCACCACCAGCGGGACCGGACCGGCCCCTGGAAACTTCGATCCGGCACTCACGGGCAGCATCGAGCTTCAGCGCCAGACCATTCCGCAAAGCACTCCCGCGTTCGCCGGCGCCCCGGCGCTGTCGCAGAACACGAACCAATACAACTTCAACTACGCCCAGGATTTCATCACCGGCACGAATCTGAAAGTAGGGTTTAACAACAGCTACCAGACCACCGCGAACGTCTTTGCTGCCTACAGCCCGCAGCTGTCTTCGACCTTCAACGCGCAGATCACCCAGCATCTTTTGTATGGCTTCGGTTGGGGCGTCAACGGCCGCTTCATCGTCCAGGCCAAGAACGACCGCCGTAT
This genomic window contains:
- a CDS encoding M20/M25/M40 family metallo-hydrolase; protein product: MTAGATLKVMAVTGPAAGLATAFARIGQLASLRPVHEAFGWLHLHEQQIMAWQQELVMVAAPPFGEGPRAEWLCGKFRELELDDVGLDGIGNAVGVYRGEESGGACVLLSAHIDTVFPADTPIEPQLNGTRLTAPGACDNGAGVAALLAVAAALGHAGIRPACDLVFVGNVGEEGEGNLRGMRHFYQHAPLRDRVAAHVVLDGAGHEVAVTHALGSRRYLVTIAGPGGHSWTDAGRANPVVVLSRAIAGLGDLNLSTKPRTTLNVGTIEGGTSVNAIPEQVTARFDARSTDAEQLIRLEVEIHRAVEDAVIEANEGVKREHALRFSIEMIGDRPAGALAEHSIIFENLRAVDRHLGIRSETRIASTDANIPLSLGVPALSLGAGGDGGGIHTRNEWYDARGRELGLRRILLLLLACCS
- the truA gene encoding tRNA pseudouridine(38-40) synthase TruA gives rise to the protein MVEKIRERGEPGVSGWKLVLAYDGTDFHGWQVQPDQVTIQGTLADAIERITGERVLPQGSGRTDAGVHALGQVASFAMAAAIPAANFHRALNRALPASIRVLEAASVAPDFHARHSAVGKRYEYRIFRGEICPPWISRYVYALNWPLDLDAMREAAAVVVGEHDFASFAASDPDLARRSAPNTISDSISDQGEGASTVRTIFSSRWDCVDSDLLVYRVHGSAFLHHMVRNLVGTFLDVGRGHIAATEMKRILEARSRTAAGATAPARGLWLISVEY
- a CDS encoding amidohydrolase, translating into MKAILLLFPSLLISACVSAQTATPADTIYFHGNILTGVDLEAAQPQRVSAIAVRGGVVVASGTDADVKKLQGASTKMVDLGGAFVMPGFNDAHAHLGDAGRIKLSVDVTGTKSLAEMQERVKAAAQAAAPGAWLTGGGWDHTLWASKTLPTKADLDAAAGGHPAFLVRVDGHIAIANTAALNAAGITKTTPDPQGGKIDRDANGVATGIIRETAQALIDKVIPPPTPELRRRGIELALADAVEHGVTSVQDNSDWEDFLVYEQLEKEGKLPARISEWLPFNASVDLLKQHRAYHPADDAMLHTTMLKGFMDGSLGSRTAALKAPYGDDPGNSGIPRYQQAQLNQMAIERAQAGFQMGFHAIGDRAVSMALDAFAAAQGSGPLKADMQTMRAPNGRKIIHATLTGSRNRIEHSQVVDPADFARYKQLGVIASMQPNHLLTDMNWAEQRLGPDRAKYAYAWKSFLDAGVPLAFGTDYPVEPITPYRGVYCAVTRMNEAGTQTYFPEQKLTIWQAIYAYTQGSAYAEFAESRKGKLANGYLADFVVLDRDITSVAPPEILRTQVLRTVVNGQTVYQAGVKAR